The window ATCTGACCGGCGTCGACGACAGCGCGCCAGCCACCGCGCAGCTCGCCATCGCGGCCCATCCGAATCCGTTCAACCCCAAGACCACGCTGGCCTTCACGCTGCCGACGGCCGGCGACGTGACGCTGGCCGTCTACGACCTCCAGGGCCAGCGCGTGCGCACGCTGCTCGATCGGGTGGCGACCACCGCGGGGCATCACGAGCAGATCTGGGACGGCCGCGACGACAGCGGGCGCGCCGTGACGAGCGGCATCTACTTCTACCGGCTCAGCGCGGGTGAAGCGCGGCGCGCGGGGAAGCTGACGCTCGTCAAGTAGCGCTCAGGATCTACCTCGCTACGGGAGGCGGTCATGTCTCGGCTGGCACCGCAGTTTCGCGCGCTGCAAGGCAGATTCCAGGGCAGCGGCGCCGCGGGAAGCGCCCCCACGGGGGTGCACGGCGTGCGGTTCTTCTGGGCGACGGAGTTCGTGCCGCGCGCGCCGCTGCTCTACAGCGCGGGCATCGTCATCGTAGGCCAGGGACACAAGGTCGGCTACCTCGGCGACCGCAGCTTCCGCTACGACGAGAACACCGCACTCGTCCTCGGCGTGCCCATCCCCTTCGAGTGCGAGACCCACCCGGCCGTGGACGGGCCCCTGCTCGGCCTGCGCATCGACATCGACATGGCCGCGCTGCACGGTTTCGTGGCCAGCCTGGGCGTCGGGACGGACCGGACCCAGGACCCCGCGCCACCGAGCGGGCTGGAGCCCGTCCCGCTGCACGACGACGTGCGGGAGGCGACGGTCCGGCTGTTGCGATGCCTGGGCGACCCGGTGGACAGCAGGGTGCTGGGAACCGCGATGGCGGGCGAGATCGTCTACCGCGTTCTGCGCGAAGAGGCGGGGCGGGTGCTCTACGCGCTCACGCAGCAACACACGCCGTACACGGCGATCGCCCACGCGCTGGACCGGATCCATGGCGACTACCGCGAGGCGCTCAGCGTGGAGCGCCTGGCGGACGAGAACGCCATGAGCGTGTCCGCCTTCCACCGGGCCTTCAAGCGCGTCACGGGCGACTCGCCGCTCCAGTACCTGAAGAAGGTGCGGCTGGAGAAGGCCAAGGGCCTG of the Candidatus Latescibacterota bacterium genome contains:
- a CDS encoding AraC family transcriptional regulator; the encoded protein is MSRLAPQFRALQGRFQGSGAAGSAPTGVHGVRFFWATEFVPRAPLLYSAGIVIVGQGHKVGYLGDRSFRYDENTALVLGVPIPFECETHPAVDGPLLGLRIDIDMAALHGFVASLGVGTDRTQDPAPPSGLEPVPLHDDVREATVRLLRCLGDPVDSRVLGTAMAGEIVYRVLREEAGRVLYALTQQHTPYTAIAHALDRIHGDYREALSVERLADENAMSVSAFHRAFKRVTGDSPLQYLKKVRLEKAKGLLVQQGMRVNSVAFEVGYESPSQFSREFKRYFQVPPSEASTLAYT